Proteins co-encoded in one Pseudarthrobacter chlorophenolicus A6 genomic window:
- a CDS encoding deoxyguanosinetriphosphate triphosphohydrolase, translating into MPGASGYGPRDSARWVEEPPKSTYRSDFERDRARVLHSSALRRLGAKTQVVAPDTDDFVRTRLTHSLEVAQVGRELGRALGCDPDVVDTACLSHDLGHPPFGHNGESALNEVAHAIGGFEGNAQTLRLLTRLEPKVLTAGGQPAGLNLTRASLDAASKYPWSALDAPVIHGRRTSKFGAYEDDLPIFNWIREGAPERRSCLEAQVMDLADDISYSVHDVEDAIVAGHFQLRWMDNPDHRARVVGYAKQWYLPHNDPAAIDAALARLEATDVWVREADGSRKSMAALKNMTSQLIGRFCQSALETTRSVYGPGRLTRYGAELMVPDETVMEIAVMKGMATTFVMTTEHRQPIYERQREVLHALVTALSATGDRHLEPMFAADWRDAGDDGARLRVVIDQVASLTDGSALAMYERLVGSLPSLW; encoded by the coding sequence ATGCCCGGAGCGTCCGGGTACGGTCCGCGGGATTCCGCGCGCTGGGTGGAGGAGCCGCCCAAGAGCACCTACCGCTCGGACTTTGAACGGGACCGGGCCCGGGTGCTGCATTCATCGGCCCTGCGCCGGCTGGGAGCGAAGACCCAGGTGGTGGCGCCGGACACGGACGACTTCGTCCGGACCCGCCTCACCCACAGCCTCGAGGTTGCCCAGGTGGGCCGCGAACTGGGCCGTGCGCTGGGTTGCGACCCGGACGTGGTGGACACCGCCTGCCTGAGCCACGACCTCGGGCACCCGCCGTTCGGCCACAACGGGGAGTCTGCCCTGAACGAGGTGGCGCACGCCATCGGCGGGTTTGAAGGCAACGCCCAGACCCTCCGGCTCCTCACCCGCCTCGAACCCAAGGTTCTCACCGCCGGCGGCCAGCCCGCCGGGTTGAACCTCACCCGCGCCAGCCTGGACGCGGCGTCGAAATATCCGTGGTCCGCGCTCGACGCGCCGGTGATCCATGGCCGGCGCACCAGCAAGTTCGGTGCCTACGAGGATGACCTCCCCATCTTCAACTGGATCCGGGAGGGCGCGCCCGAGCGGCGTTCCTGCCTGGAGGCCCAGGTGATGGACCTGGCCGACGACATCTCCTACTCCGTGCATGATGTGGAGGACGCCATTGTGGCCGGGCACTTCCAGCTGCGGTGGATGGACAACCCGGACCACCGCGCCCGCGTGGTGGGCTACGCCAAGCAGTGGTACCTCCCGCACAACGACCCCGCCGCGATTGACGCCGCACTGGCACGGCTGGAGGCCACCGATGTGTGGGTGCGGGAAGCGGACGGCAGCCGCAAGTCCATGGCCGCCCTGAAGAACATGACCAGCCAGCTCATCGGCCGGTTCTGCCAGAGCGCCCTCGAAACGACGCGTTCGGTCTACGGGCCGGGCCGGCTCACCCGCTACGGCGCCGAGCTCATGGTGCCGGACGAGACGGTCATGGAAATCGCCGTCATGAAGGGCATGGCCACCACCTTCGTGATGACCACCGAGCACAGGCAACCCATCTATGAACGCCAGCGCGAGGTCCTGCATGCCCTGGTCACCGCCCTGAGCGCCACCGGAGACCGGCACCTGGAGCCGATGTTCGCCGCCGACTGGCGCGATGCCGGGGATGACGGTGCACGCCTGCGCGTGGTGATCGACCAGGTGGCGTCGCTGACCGACGGATCCGCCCTGGCCATGTACGAGCGCCTGGTGGGGAGCCTGCCCTCGCTGTGGTGA
- the dnaG gene encoding DNA primase produces the protein MAGLIKREDIDEVRQRTDIKEVVDGYVTLKGAGLGTYKGLCPFHDERSPSFTVRPQVGRYHCFGCGEDGDVIAFVQKQDHSSFHEAVEKLAARIGYELRYEDGGTGPSREEVGRRQRLLDAHKIADEFFRDQLLTPGAGEARNFLFGRGFDRAAAEHFGCGYAPQGWDALLKHLRGRGFTDAELKLTGMFSEGNRGIYDRFRGRLIWPIKDIAGDTIGFGARKLYEDDQGPKYLNTPETTLYKKSQVLYGIDLAKKSIAKERQLVVVEGYTDVMACHLAGITTAVATCGTAFGTEHIKIARRLLSDDGTGGEVVFCFDGDAAGQKAALRAFEEDQRFTAQTYVAVEPTGADPCDLRQTRGDAAVQALISSRRPLFEFAIRASLKRHNLDTVEGRVAALREAAPVVGQIRDAGIRPAYARELAGWLGMSVEEANRAVAVAMKRGSAGPQAGAGAPAAQQGGQAAGRPAEAGGPGVAAGPASGAVPSYHRPDPRDPVASMERQALEVALQEPALLSGAVWDRFAAARFATPAFQAVHDAMRATGPGMVTDPARWVEHVMHEVPEPLRPLVSELAVVPLPASTEEGVQKYCRDILSRLFELQITRVKADKMGQLQRLDPAADPEAFQRLNRELMMLEMERRSLRSDA, from the coding sequence GTGGCTGGCCTGATCAAACGTGAAGATATCGACGAAGTACGCCAGCGCACGGACATCAAGGAAGTGGTGGACGGCTACGTCACCCTCAAAGGTGCCGGGCTGGGGACCTACAAGGGCCTGTGCCCCTTCCACGACGAGCGCTCGCCGTCGTTCACCGTCCGCCCCCAGGTGGGCCGGTACCACTGCTTCGGCTGCGGCGAGGACGGCGACGTCATCGCCTTCGTGCAGAAGCAGGACCACAGTTCCTTCCACGAGGCGGTGGAAAAACTGGCCGCCCGCATCGGCTACGAGCTGCGCTACGAGGACGGCGGTACCGGGCCCAGCCGCGAGGAAGTGGGCCGGCGCCAGCGGCTGCTGGACGCCCACAAGATTGCCGATGAATTCTTCCGGGACCAGCTGCTGACCCCCGGCGCCGGCGAGGCACGGAACTTCCTTTTCGGCCGCGGATTCGACCGCGCTGCCGCCGAGCACTTTGGCTGCGGTTACGCGCCGCAGGGCTGGGACGCGCTGCTCAAGCACCTGCGCGGCCGCGGCTTTACTGATGCCGAGCTGAAGCTTACGGGCATGTTTTCTGAAGGGAACCGCGGCATCTACGACCGCTTCCGGGGCCGGCTGATCTGGCCCATCAAGGACATCGCCGGGGACACCATCGGTTTTGGCGCGCGCAAGCTCTATGAGGACGACCAGGGGCCCAAGTACCTCAACACCCCCGAGACCACGCTGTACAAGAAGTCCCAGGTCCTCTACGGCATCGACCTCGCAAAGAAAAGCATCGCCAAGGAGCGCCAGCTGGTGGTGGTGGAGGGCTACACCGACGTCATGGCCTGCCACCTTGCGGGAATTACGACGGCGGTGGCCACCTGCGGCACGGCGTTCGGCACCGAGCACATCAAGATCGCCCGGCGACTGCTCTCGGACGACGGCACCGGGGGAGAGGTGGTCTTCTGCTTCGACGGCGACGCCGCCGGCCAGAAGGCGGCCCTGCGTGCCTTCGAAGAGGACCAGCGGTTCACTGCGCAGACCTACGTGGCCGTGGAACCCACCGGCGCCGATCCGTGCGACCTTCGCCAGACCCGCGGGGACGCAGCCGTCCAGGCCCTGATCAGCAGCCGCCGGCCGCTCTTTGAATTCGCCATCCGGGCGTCGCTGAAGCGCCACAACCTGGACACCGTGGAGGGCCGCGTCGCAGCGCTGCGGGAAGCCGCTCCGGTGGTGGGGCAGATCCGCGACGCCGGCATCAGGCCCGCCTACGCCCGCGAACTGGCGGGATGGCTGGGAATGTCCGTCGAAGAGGCCAACCGGGCCGTGGCTGTCGCCATGAAACGCGGTTCTGCCGGCCCGCAGGCGGGTGCAGGTGCCCCTGCGGCACAGCAGGGCGGCCAGGCGGCCGGAAGGCCTGCGGAAGCCGGCGGGCCCGGCGTTGCTGCCGGACCGGCGTCGGGCGCCGTCCCGTCCTATCACCGCCCGGACCCGAGGGACCCGGTGGCCTCCATGGAGCGCCAGGCCCTGGAGGTGGCGCTGCAGGAGCCGGCGCTGCTCTCAGGGGCCGTCTGGGACCGCTTCGCCGCCGCAAGGTTTGCCACTCCGGCCTTCCAGGCCGTCCATGACGCCATGCGCGCCACCGGCCCCGGCATGGTGACCGATCCTGCGCGCTGGGTGGAGCACGTGATGCATGAGGTCCCGGAGCCCCTGCGGCCGCTTGTGTCCGAGCTGGCGGTGGTGCCGCTGCCGGCCAGCACGGAGGAGGGTGTGCAGAAGTACTGCCGGGACATCCTGTCCCGGCTGTTCGAGCTGCAGATCACCAGGGTCAAGGCGGACAAGATGGGCCAGCTCCAGCGGCTCGATCCCGCTGCAGACCCTGAGGCGTTCCAGCGGCTCAACCGCGAGCTGATGATGCTCGAGATGGAGCGCAGGTCGCTGCGGTCCGATGCCTGA
- a CDS encoding multidrug effflux MFS transporter, which produces MTIASNPGDLLSPRRRLLYIFLLGALTALGPFTIDLYLPAFPALEASLGVTEAQVQLTLAGTTLGFAFGQLVVGPFSDKFGRRNPLILATALHIAASIGAALSTDITTLGIFRVLMGVGAAGGGVVAMAMVRDLFSGYAMVKMFSRMALVNGLAPILAPVIGSQLLLVMPWPGIFVFLASYGTLVIVAALVLVRETLPPEKRGQSGMTARQRYRVLFSDRIFVGLLMVAGLNFGGLFTYLSASPFLFQGVFGFSAQEYGLLFGINSLGIVAGVQTSSRLIRRVPPQWILAAATAWMFLMALLIVVFDLLGFGLWGVMVPLWFYILGTGFMFPCVQVLALANHASQAGTAASLLGAATFMMAGLISPVVGWLGITSTSMGAVQAVCILLAIAALWLVVRPRTVPAIS; this is translated from the coding sequence GTGACCATTGCTTCCAATCCGGGCGACCTGCTCAGCCCCCGCCGCAGACTTTTGTACATTTTCCTCCTTGGTGCCCTGACCGCCCTGGGCCCGTTCACGATCGACCTGTACCTGCCGGCTTTCCCCGCCCTGGAGGCCAGCCTTGGCGTTACCGAGGCGCAGGTGCAGCTCACCCTGGCGGGGACCACGCTGGGCTTTGCGTTCGGCCAGCTGGTGGTGGGTCCGTTCAGTGACAAGTTTGGCCGCCGGAACCCCCTGATCCTGGCCACGGCGCTGCACATCGCAGCGTCGATCGGTGCGGCGCTGTCCACGGACATCACCACCCTGGGGATTTTCCGCGTGCTCATGGGTGTGGGCGCTGCGGGCGGCGGCGTGGTGGCCATGGCCATGGTGCGCGACCTGTTTTCCGGCTACGCCATGGTGAAGATGTTTTCCAGGATGGCACTGGTCAACGGCCTGGCGCCCATCCTGGCGCCGGTGATCGGATCGCAACTGCTGCTGGTAATGCCCTGGCCCGGGATCTTCGTGTTCCTGGCCTCCTACGGCACCCTGGTGATCGTGGCAGCGCTGGTCCTGGTCCGTGAAACGCTCCCGCCGGAAAAGAGGGGGCAAAGCGGCATGACGGCCCGGCAGCGCTACCGGGTCCTGTTCAGCGACCGGATCTTTGTGGGCCTGCTGATGGTGGCGGGCCTGAACTTCGGCGGACTTTTCACTTACCTCTCGGCCTCGCCGTTCCTGTTCCAGGGCGTGTTCGGCTTCTCAGCCCAGGAGTATGGGCTGCTCTTCGGCATCAACTCGCTGGGCATCGTGGCCGGCGTACAGACCAGTTCACGGCTGATCCGGCGGGTACCTCCGCAGTGGATCCTCGCCGCAGCGACGGCCTGGATGTTCCTGATGGCCCTCCTGATCGTGGTGTTCGACCTCCTGGGCTTCGGCCTGTGGGGCGTCATGGTGCCGCTGTGGTTCTACATCCTGGGGACGGGGTTCATGTTCCCGTGCGTGCAGGTCCTGGCGCTGGCAAACCACGCCTCCCAGGCAGGAACCGCCGCTTCGCTGCTGGGCGCGGCTACCTTCATGATGGCCGGGCTCATCTCCCCTGTTGTGGGGTGGCTGGGCATCACCAGCACCAGCATGGGAGCGGTCCAGGCTGTCTGCATCCTGCTGGCCATTGCAGCCCTGTGGCTGGTGGTCCGTCCCCGTACGGTCCCGGCCATCAGCTGA
- a CDS encoding phage holin family protein has translation MSGRHSGQTRPGLRITALPGTVKLLARLAPRQINDEIAFAKIELKRKGTQVGVAAAFFAVALVFLAFLVVGLIVAAIMGLATIMPAWLAALLVSAAFLLIALLGGLIGLSRFKKAMPLLPEETIRGIKHDIGVAKEGSAFNPAVLDPASPEAKAAKAAKEEAAAKAKAEKAAKAAEHDKEFPHASEPELSRRLSQRRQHLTEVRDNLGTELDIKTQGRYLLAVAQDKARQGQALAGRGKDAAAHKLAGLSESSGGLQDRWKPLAALAAAGTVLVVLLRKLIRTY, from the coding sequence ATGAGCGGACGTCACAGCGGGCAGACCAGACCCGGATTGCGCATCACTGCGCTGCCCGGAACGGTCAAGCTCCTTGCCAGGTTGGCGCCCCGCCAGATCAATGACGAGATTGCGTTCGCCAAGATCGAGCTCAAGCGCAAAGGCACCCAGGTGGGCGTCGCGGCCGCCTTCTTCGCCGTCGCCCTTGTCTTCCTCGCCTTCCTGGTGGTCGGACTGATCGTTGCAGCCATCATGGGCCTGGCCACCATCATGCCCGCCTGGCTGGCGGCCCTGCTGGTCTCCGCCGCGTTCCTGCTGATCGCCCTTCTCGGCGGCCTCATCGGCCTGTCCAGGTTCAAGAAGGCCATGCCCCTGCTGCCGGAAGAAACAATTCGCGGCATCAAGCACGATATCGGCGTGGCCAAGGAAGGCTCCGCCTTCAACCCCGCCGTGCTGGACCCGGCAAGCCCCGAGGCCAAGGCCGCGAAGGCTGCCAAGGAAGAAGCCGCGGCCAAGGCAAAGGCTGAGAAGGCTGCCAAGGCCGCCGAGCACGACAAGGAATTCCCGCACGCTTCGGAGCCTGAGCTTTCGCGGCGCCTGAGCCAGCGCCGCCAGCACCTCACCGAGGTCCGCGACAACCTGGGAACGGAACTGGACATCAAGACCCAGGGCAGGTACCTGCTCGCGGTTGCCCAGGACAAGGCCCGGCAGGGCCAGGCACTGGCCGGGCGCGGCAAGGACGCAGCAGCCCACAAGCTCGCTGGCCTGTCCGAATCATCCGGCGGGCTGCAGGACCGTTGGAAGCCGCTGGCCGCACTGGCCGCCGCGGGAACCGTCCTGGTGGTCCTGCTCCGGAAGCTGATCCGCACCTACTAG